CGCAATCCAGAGGTCGCCAGGGGAATTTCGTGCTTGAGACGTCATACCCTGTGATGTCCGATCGACTGGAAGCATTCGACCGGTAAGAACGGATGACATTGGCCCGGTAAATTGCTCTGCGAGCAGCAGCAGCTCGGGACGGCGTTCACCCACAACCTCTAGCTGCACGTGTGCGACCCCTTCACGCTCCATTCCGAGAAGGACGGCCGCCCTATGGGAGAGATCAAGAATCCGCCCCTTTTCATAAGGCCCTCGGTCAGTCACCCGCACATGGAGATGTTTGCCATTCGACAAATTGACGACGCGGACCACACTCCCGAGCGGAATCGTCCGATGCGCAGCCGTCAACCCTTCCATATCGAATATTTCGCCATTCGCGGCCTGCCTTCCATGAAACTGTTCACCGTACCAGGAGGCGACCCCGCGATCTTTAATCCCGACATCCAGCTGCACCTCCCCTTTGGGGACCCACGAGCAAGCCCCCAACGACAGACACAACACCAGGGCAAAAGAACTCTTCGAGAAGAGCCGATTGTGCGGAACGTCCGTGCTCATACTGGACTTGCCTCCCTCTGAATGCTGACGTACTCCGAATTTTCGATCGACTCAGAGTATGAAAGGTTTGGCACTTCGACAACACCGACGGGAGTACCCCTCTCCCCCCACCTCCGTATAGCTCATCCTTGTTCAAAAAAGTACCTATATCACCCATCGAACGGAGCTCCTATATAACCGAGGCACGCTATAAGTTCAACACCTGATGGTGGTTGAGGCGAATGACAAGATGGAAGAGTGTCACCTCCATTTCTTGAGTGAGTTCCTTATTTCTCAATGCATTCCGAGAGACAGCCATCGCATCGAGCCCGCTTATTTTCGACCTGCGGAGAAAGTCCACCAGTCGGAATCCTGCCACCATATTGACTGCATCGGATGGAGTGAGTAAGATCCACCCGACAAGGGTTGTTAGTCTGAGAGCAGTACTGCTCCATATTCTCCACAGCTGTTCGCACCGACATCACTTTCGTGATTGACGTTCACAACATTACAAAACGATACGGCCATCATACGGCCATTGATCGCGTTACATTTTCTGTCGCCAAAGGGGAAGTCCTGGCCTTTCTTGGCCCCAACGGGGCCGGCAAGACCACCACAATGCGGATTCTGACCTGTTTCATACCGGCGACGGAAGGCACGGCACGCATAGCGGGTTTCGACTGTACCGATCAACCCTTGGAGGTGAAGCGGCAGATCGGCTATCTACCGGAAACACCGCCGGTCTACCAGGAACTGACCGTCACGGAATATCTGACCTTCGTCGGACAACTCCGTGGCATGGCAGGACCAAGACTCACCTCGGCGCTCGACCAATCCATCGGGCGGCTTGAGCTGGGTGCTGTGCGACACCGGCTGATTGGGAACCTCTCCCGTGGCTATCGGCAGCGCGTGGGACTGGCACAGGCATTGTTGCATGATCCTCCGGTCCTGATTCTCGATGAGCCAACCGTGGGCCTTGACCCGAAACAGATCATTGAAATTCGGGAACTCATCAAGAGCCTCGCCGGCTCGCATTCCGTGATTCTCAGCACCCATATCCTTCCCGAGGCGACGGCCGTCTGCCAGCGCGTGGTCATCATCAATAAGGGTCGGATCGTCGCGGAAGATACCCCTGAGCAATTGTCGGCGCGTTTACGTCAATCGGAAAAGGTCTCGCTGACGCTGAAGTCCCGCCCTGCGGACTGTGAGACAAAACTGCAGGCCATCCCAGGTGTTCTTCATGTGCTTCCTGGACAGGGAGGAGGCACCTTCCTTATCGAATGTGAGTTGGGCCGTGACCTGCGTGATGAACTCGCACGCGTCGCCGTGATGAACCAATGGGGACTACTCGAACTCCGGACGGTGTCCATGACCTTGGAAGACGTTTTCCTCCAGCTGACACGTCACGAAGAGCACTCCACCGAAACAACAGAGGCCACCGTGAGCATGGCTACCGCGGAAAAGACGTACACATAGCAAGCTGCGGAAAAACTCGTTTAATGCGAACATTATGACTGAAAGTTTCCGTACGATGCTCATGCCAGAACACTTCAGGATACTCAAAAAGGCTGTCCAGCAAGGCCGCAGCAAGTGAAGAGGCGAGGCGTAATCCATTTTCACCCGCCCACCCACTGCCTGTCGGAACAGGCGTTATCCCGGCGGTACGTTGAGTCTCTGAGGTTCACGCCGCGCCGAATAAGGCGCGGCACGCTTGTGAACGCCGCCGAGATGGTGAGGCGGCTGTATCTTGCGAGAACGCCGCTGGCGGACTTTTTCAGCATCCTGTTAGGAGCTGTATGACCCCGGTACAGGCCATGATTGCCAAGGAGCTGCGCGTCTATTTCGTCTCGCCCATCGTCTATGTGGTCGGAGCAGTCTTTCTGCTGATTTTCGGGCTACTGGCCTACCTCTACGTCGGATTCGCGGGCGCGCAGGCCATCCAATTGATGCAAATGCAAGGTGGGCCGGCCCAGATTAACCTAAACGATCTGGTCTTTCGAAATCTCTTTGCGAGCATGCGAATCGTCCTCCTGATTATCTTGCCGATATTGACCATGCGATTGTTCGCAGAAGAACGCAAGTTGCGGACGTTCGAGTTTTTGCTGACCTCGCCGCTAAGGGTCAATGACATCGTCGTCGGCAAGTTTGTCAGTGTGTTTGTCATCTATCTTGGCCTGGTGGGACTCACCGTACTGGTCCCGAGCGTGCTGATGCTCTTCAGCGACTTTGACTGGAATCCCATCTGGACCGGCTATCTCGGCATGGTGCTGCTGGGGGCCCTGTTTCTTTCCGTAGGCGTATTCGCA
This portion of the Nitrospira sp. genome encodes:
- a CDS encoding ABC transporter permease subunit gives rise to the protein MTPVQAMIAKELRVYFVSPIVYVVGAVFLLIFGLLAYLYVGFAGAQAIQLMQMQGGPAQINLNDLVFRNLFASMRIVLLIILPILTMRLFAEERKLRTFEFLLTSPLRVNDIVVGKFVSVFVIYLGLVGLTVLVPSVLMLFSDFDWNPIWTGYLGMVLLGALFLSVGVFASAVTENQIVAAFISFGMLLTVWLIAGLGSLFGDTTVGHIISYVSYMEHYDRLVRGLIDTSDLVYFGSGLVLMLFLTHRVVESTRWK
- a CDS encoding septal ring lytic transglycosylase RlpA family protein, with protein sequence MSTDVPHNRLFSKSSFALVLCLSLGACSWVPKGEVQLDVGIKDRGVASWYGEQFHGRQAANGEIFDMEGLTAAHRTIPLGSVVRVVNLSNGKHLHVRVTDRGPYEKGRILDLSHRAAVLLGMEREGVAHVQLEVVGERRPELLLLAEQFTGPMSSVLTGRMLPVDRTSQGMTSQARNSPGDLWIARRNRWALAILSVVDPIQTPVASLVLS
- a CDS encoding ATP-binding cassette domain-containing protein, whose amino-acid sequence is MIDVHNITKRYGHHTAIDRVTFSVAKGEVLAFLGPNGAGKTTTMRILTCFIPATEGTARIAGFDCTDQPLEVKRQIGYLPETPPVYQELTVTEYLTFVGQLRGMAGPRLTSALDQSIGRLELGAVRHRLIGNLSRGYRQRVGLAQALLHDPPVLILDEPTVGLDPKQIIEIRELIKSLAGSHSVILSTHILPEATAVCQRVVIINKGRIVAEDTPEQLSARLRQSEKVSLTLKSRPADCETKLQAIPGVLHVLPGQGGGTFLIECELGRDLRDELARVAVMNQWGLLELRTVSMTLEDVFLQLTRHEEHSTETTEATVSMATAEKTYT